One window of Quercus robur chromosome 5, dhQueRobu3.1, whole genome shotgun sequence genomic DNA carries:
- the LOC126724720 gene encoding acyl-CoA-binding domain-containing protein 4-like, with product MPQIRTLAGGRYSNKDMVLKCDNGDDCFSDEFEEDEETMFLVKARSRKRIRNLDSVMATVGACNIPEPNSWKVVEHTKWKSWSGLGNTSPTEAMRLFVKILEEDDPSWYSRASNFVAEPVVDVQMNHNSKVEPVVENGNSFPETKTISTENGSLTETQDKDIVVEGLGSVAMYDQWIAPPISGQRPKARYEIFMNLFLAFSSIL from the exons ATGCCTCAAATAAGGACATTAGCTGGAGGTAGATATTCCAACAAGGATATGGTTCTTAAATGTGACAATGGAG ATGATTGTTTTAGCGACGagtttgaagaagatgaagaaacaaTGTTTCTTGTTAAGGCGAGATCACGGAAAAGAATTAGGAATTTGGATAGTGTGATG GCGACAGTTGGAGCTTGTAACATACCAGAACCTAATTCTTGGAAAGTTGTTGAGCATACCAAATGGAAGAG CTGGAGCGGGCTTGGAAACACGTCTCCCACAGAAGCTATGCGTCTCTTTGTGAAAATATTGGAG GAAGATGATCCAAGTTGGTATTCAAGAGCTTCTAACTTTGTTGCAGAGCCTGTAGTAGATGTGCAAATGAAT CATAATTCAAAAGTTGAGCCAGTGGTTGAGAATGGCAATTCTTTTCCTGAGACAAAAACTATTTCCACTGAAAATGGGAGCCTGACAGAAACTCAGGATAAAGATATTGTTGTGGAAGGCCTTGGCTCAGTTGCCATGTATGATCAATGGATTGCACCTCCAATATCTGGTCAACGCCCAAAAGCCCGATATGAgatatt tatgaatttgtttttggcctTTTCTTCTATTCTCTGA
- the LOC126724721 gene encoding leucine-rich repeat extensin-like protein 5 yields MIQEIPEAVNTDRVLHGIDLRGKIGVNWMQKHAVHILEWGNRFYRRCEAVLGDMPPEHEYHDWFKRVTRRFIDRSGAVVTLLIEGYVHLLRRHPVGTEDHNDITEVLTAVQAMARVQPPIPEAPIEEAAMPTGPSTSTALAGCQSRPPVATPQLLPTPDPSASTPHASASPTIPSSTPHPSLTVTIPSPNPHSAPTPTIPSPSPHPAPTPTIPSPTPHPSPCPTIPPPTPLPCSGSDVRPPTPQSFLQLSPIPSFDLGTPPDMQQEPPSHSLFSTPSSAIDPPHVQAEQAVGLPTEAEGRPKRISKAPPCGTGGHKHGHNVGPEASDEGHARPPPHYTRRRKIQKGYLKA; encoded by the exons ATGATCCAAGAAATTCCCGAAGCTGTTAACACTGACAGAGTGCTTCATGGCATTGATTTGAGGGGGAAGATCGGTGTTAATTGGATGCAGAAACATGCTGTGCATATCCTTGAGTGGGGTAATCGCTTTTATCGGCGTTGTGAAGCAGTGCTTGGTGATATGCCTCCAGAGCACGAGTACCACGACTGGTTCAAAAGGGTGACTCGGAGGTTCATCGATAGGTCTGGTGCTGTAGTGACTCTGCTG ATTGAAGGATACGTCCATTTGTTGAGGCGTCATCCAGTGGGCACGGAGGACCACAATGACATTACTGAGGTGCTGACGGCAGTGCAGGCGATGGCACGTGTCCAACCTCCTATCCCTGAGGCCCCGATTGAGGAGGCAGCTATGCCTACCGGCCCAAGCACGAGCACAGCTCTGGCCGGATGTCAATCCCGTCCGCCTGTTGCTACCCCTCAGCTTCTCCCTACCCCCGATCCCTCTGCATCCACCCCACATGCATCCGCCagccccaccatcccttcatCCACCCCACATCCATCCCTTACCGTCACCATCCCTTCACCCAACCCACATTCAGCTCCTACgcccaccatcccttcacctAGCCCACATCCAGCCCCTACgcccaccatcccttcacccaCCCCCCATCCATCTCCTTGCCCCACCATCCCTCCACCCACCCCACTTCCTTGTTCTGGCTCTGACGTCCGTCCACCCACCCCACAGTCATTTCTTCAGCTGTCACCCATTCCATCCTTTGACCTGGGTACCCCACCTGACATGCAGCAGGAGCCACCCTCCCATAGTTTGTTTAGTACCCCTTCTTCAGCCATTGACCCACCCCATGTTCAGGCTGAGCAGGCGGTTGGGTTACCTACAGAGGCTGAAGGTCGGCCTAAACGCATATCAAAGGCACCTCCATGTGGGACAGGGGGGCACAAACATGGACACAATGTTGGGCCCGAGGCATCTGACGAAGGACATGCAAGACCTCCTCCTCATTATACGAGACGGCGTAAGATTCAAAAAGGGTATCTGAAAGCTTAA
- the LOC126724732 gene encoding ethylene receptor-like: MEGHIWLESDGLAKGCTATFIVKLGIPERSNESKLPFTPKVPANHGQTNFSGLKVLVMDDNGVSRMVTKGLLEHLGCDVSTVSSSEECLHVVSHEHQVVFLDVCMPGIDGFELAVTIREKFARRHEKPLIVALTGNTDKVTKENCMRVGINGVIQKPISVDKMRSILSELLEHRVLYEAL; the protein is encoded by the exons ATGGAGGGACATATCTGGCTTGAAAGTGACGGCCTTGCCAAGGGATGTACTGCCACTTTCATTGTAAAACTTGGAATTCCAGAGCGATCAAATGAATCTAAGCTTCCCTTCACACCTAAAGTACCAGCAAATCATGGTCAGACAAATTTTTCAGGGCTGAAAGTTCTTGTCATGGATGATAACGG GGTTAGCAGGATGGTGACAAAGGGGCTACTTGAGCACTTAGGATGTGATGTGTCAACTGTAAGCTCAAGCGAGGAGTGCTTGCATGTTGTTTCTCATGAACACCAGGTGGTGTTCTTGGATGTGTGCATGCCTGGTATAGATGGTTTTGAGCTTGCTGTCACTATACGTGAAAAATTCGCAAGACGTCATGAAAAGCCACTTATAGTAGCACTTACTGGAAACACAGACAAGGTTACCAAGGAGAACTGTATGAGGGTTGGTATAAATGGAGTAATACAGAAACCCATTTCAGTTGATAAAATGAGGAGCATTTTATCAGAACTTTTGGAGCACCGAGTTCTATACGAGGCCCTATAA